One genomic window of Coffea eugenioides isolate CCC68of chromosome 1, Ceug_1.0, whole genome shotgun sequence includes the following:
- the LOC113777356 gene encoding tetratricopeptide repeat protein 4 homolog, with protein sequence MALWMEAGSEPKTESEVVDLEAISALKQSTAIELKENGNEYVKKGKKHYSDAIDCYTRAISQKALSDAEQSILYCNRAHVNLLLGNYRRALQDAEEAIKLSPTNVKAFYRAVKASMSLSLLAEAKSYCEKGLELSPENEELNKLAGQIDLLKSEQDRRKAEVSKSVTAVKDMISAFEERKIKIGKALYQELTGVKKPTLDKNNILHWPVLLLYAEVMSSDFIEDICETDMFSTHLDEMFSESSPPLPWDNEHAYTRDALELYYEADSGVRLSKREIFHCLADGTAAANLEKFDIEENDAAEESSSTTVLGGGGMRWIKVNERRRLYDVLKEPNLVVPGIPVFYVVSKKSSFYKEFKSGNWAPPPSSFW encoded by the exons ATGGCGCTGTGGATGGAGGCGGGCTCTGAACCCAAAACAGAGAGCGAGGTTGTAGACCTTGAAGCCATCTCTGCCCTCAAACAATCTACTGCTATCGAACTCAAG GAAAATGGAAATGAATATGTGAAGAAGGGGAAGAAGCACTATTCAGATGCCATTGACTGTTACACCAGGGCTATTAGTCAGAAGGCTTTAAGTGATGCAGAGCAGTCAATCCTCTATTGCAATAGAGCCCATGTCAATTTGCTCTTGGGAAATTATAGACGTGCTCTCCAGGATGCTGAGGAAGCTATCAAACTTTCCCCAACAAATGTTAAG GCATTTTACAGAGCAGTCAAAGCTTCGATGTCCTTGAGTCTGTTGGCTGAAGCAAAATCATATTGTGAAAAAGGGCTGGAGCTATCaccagaaaatgaagaactaAACAAGCTAGCTGGTCAAATTGATCTACTGAAGTCCGAGCAGGATCGCCGTAAGGCTGAAGTTTCCAAGTCTGTTACAGCTGTTAAG GATATGATCTCTGCctttgaagaaagaaaaataaaaattgggaAGGCTTTGTATCAAGAACTCACTGGTGTGAAAAAGCCAACTTTGGACAAGAATAATATCCTGCATTGGCCTGTTCTTCTCCTGTATGCAGAGGTTATGTCCAGTGACTTTATTGAGGACATTTGTGAGACTGACATGTTTTCAACTCACTTGGACGAA ATGTTTTCAGAAAGTTCTCCTCCTTTGCCATGGGATAATGAGCATGCTTATACACGTGATGCTCTTGAGTTGTACTATGAG GCTGACTCTGGAGTTCGTTTATCCAAGAGAGAAATCTTTCATTGTCTCGCAGATGGGACAGCTGCTGCTAATTTGGAAAAGTTTGATATCGAGGAAAATGATGCTGCTGAGGAATCAAGTAGTACTACTGTTCTAGGAG GTGGTGGTATGAGATGGATCAAGGTAAATGAAAGGAGGCGACTTTATGATGTCCTAAAAGAACCAAATCTTGTTGTCCCCGGCATACCtg TATTCTACGTTGTTTCAAAGAAGTCCAGTTTCTATAAAGAGTTCAAATCTGGTAATTGGGCTCCTCCACCAAGCTCATTTTGGTAA